A genomic window from Salmo salar chromosome ssa23, Ssal_v3.1, whole genome shotgun sequence includes:
- the LOC106584382 gene encoding ER degradation-enhancing alpha-mannosidase-like protein 3 isoform X3, giving the protein MWTVLWFRPATMSTLLLLLLLSNLCRLGQSMSREEKLKLRNQVVEMFDHAYSNYMDHAYPADELMPLTCRGRVRGLEPSRGDVDDALGKFSLTLIDTLDTLVLLNKTTEFEEAVRRVLTDVRLDNDIVVSVFETNIRVLGGLLGGHSMAVMLKDAGHHMQWYQDELLHMAKDVGLRLLPAFNTSSGLPYPRVNLKHGIRGPESRTGTETDTCTACAGTIILEFAALSRFTGDPVFEVHARRALDFLWEKRQRNSNLVGTTINIHSGEWVRRDSGVGAGIDSYYEYLLKAYILLGDDLFLQRFNIHYASIMKYISQPPLLLDVHIHKPLLPARTWMDSLLAFFPGLQVLKGDIRPAIETHEMLYQVTKKHNFLPEAFTTDFRVHWAQHPLRPEFAESTYFLYKATKDPYYLEVGRTVLDNLNRFARVPCGFAAMKDVRTGSHEDRMDSFFLAEMFKYLFLLFAEEEDLTFNVEDYIFTTEAHLLPLSLSTAPHAPSPPANTTVQAPSLPHLSAYVKSLWSEEELDDSNFDWTCPNTRLLFPDPAFPRNLRDPIRSAVDKSCPRPAIHREPGMGRPPLRAQDFMANNPDHLELLRRMGVSLIHLKDGRVQLVQHATQAVSAVAAEDGMRFMQEMMELSSQQQKEQLPPRAVQIVSHPFFGRVVLTSGPAQFGTDLSKSITGVRGFVTVAEPYSGCAELSNAAFVQGRIALLQRGQCMFAEKARHIMKAGAIGGIVIDDNEGSSSDTAPLFQMAGDGRNTDDVTLPLLFLFYKEGNILLEALKEYREVEVLLSDKARDRGRDVQEEEEDCSTDQTSPVPAATLDQSHVRTVKQDESAPHNEEVTPEDDVGPAIKRNPEPEEEPEVDMDSSRKSVEAMMADWREDLEAFQQMEDEL; this is encoded by the exons GACCATGCGTACCCAGCAGATGAGCTGATGCCTCTGACGTGTCGGGGGAGGGTGCGTGGGCTGGAGCCCAGTCGGGGAGACGTGGACGACGCACTGGGGAA gttctctctcaccctcatcGACACCTTGGACACTCTAGTG CTCTTAAACAAGACGACAGAGTTTGAAGAAGCAGTGAGGAGAGTGTTGACAGATGTGCGACTGGACAATGACATTGTGGTGTCTGTCTTTGAGACCAACATCCGTGTGCTGGG AGGGCTGCTAGGGGGCCACTCCATGGCGGTGATGCTGAAGGATGCAGGGCATCACATGCAGTGGTACCAGGATGAGCTGCTCCACATGGCCAAAGACGTGGGTCTCAGACTCCTGCCTGCCTTCAACACCAGCAGTGGCCTGCCTTACCCCAGG GTAAACTTGAAGCATGGCATCAGGGGTCCTGAGAGTCGGACGGGCACAGAGACGGACACCTGCACAGCTTGTGCTGGTACAATTATCCTGGAGTTCGCTGCCTTGAGTCGCTTCACTGGGGACCCTGTGTTTGAG GTCCATGCGCGGAGAGCCCTCGACTTCCTGTGGGAGAAGAGGCAGAGGAATAGCAACCTGGTGGGAACAACCATCAACATCCACTCAGGAGAGTGGGTCcgcaggg ACAGCGGAGTGGGAGCAGGGATTGACTCGTATTATGAGTACCTGCTGAAGGCCTATATTCTGCTGGGAGATGACCTGTTTCTGCAGCGCTTCAACATT CACTATGCGTCTATAATGAAGTACATCAGCCAGCCTCCTCTCCTGCTGGACGTTCACATCCACAAGCCTCTGCTGCCTGCTCGCACCTGGATGGACTCCCTCCTGGCCTTCTTCCCTGGGCTGCAG GTGTTGAAGGGAGATATCCGGCCGGCCATTGAGACCCATGAGATGCTGTATCAAGTCACCAAGAAACACAACTTCCTCCCAGAG GCATTCACCACTGATTTCAGGGTACATTGGGCTCAGCATCCACTAAGACCTGAGTTTGCAGAGAGCACCTATTTCCTGTACAAG GCTACCAAAGACCCCTACTACTTGGAGGTAGGCCGCACGGTGCTGGACAACCTGAACCGATTTGCCCGGGTCCCCTGTGGGTTTGCTGCCATGAAGGACGTTCGCACCGGGAGCCACGAGGACCG aaTGGACTCCTTCTTCTTGGCAGAGATGTTCAAGTACCTGTTCCTGCTGTTTGCAGAAGAGGAAGATCTGACGTTCAATGTTGAGGACTATATCTTCACCACCGAGGCACACCTTCTGCCCCTGTCCTTGTCCACTGCCCCTCACGCCCCCTCTCCTCCCGCCAACACCACGGTACAGGCTCCATCTCTGCCTCATCTCTCCGCCTATGTCAAATCTCTTTGG TCAGAGGAGGAGTTGGATGACTCTAACTTTGATTGGACCTGCCCCAACACACGCCTCCTTTTCCCCGACCCCGCCTTCCCACGGAACCTCCGAGATCCAATCAGGAGTGCTGTGGACAAGAGTTGTCCCCGTCCTGCCATTCACCG TGAGCCGGGGATGGGTCGTCCCCCTCTGAGGGCTCAGGACTTCATGGCCAACAACCCCGATCACCTGGAGCTGCTGAGGAGGATGGGAGTCAGCCTTATACACCTTAAAGACGGCAGAGTGCAGCTGGTCCAACACGCTACACAG GCGGTCAGTGCTGTGGCAGCAGAGGACGGCATGCGCTTCATGCAGGAGATGATGGAGCTGTCAAGCCAGCAGCAGAAGGAGCAGCTCCCTCCGCGCGCTGTGCAGATCGTCTCCCACCCCTTCTTCGGTAGAGTGGTGCTGACCTCTGGCCCAGCTCAGTTTGGCACGGACCTTTCCAAGAGCATCACGGGG GTTCGTGGGTTTGTGACAGTGGCTGAACCCTACAGTGGCTGTGCGGAACTGAGCAACGCTGCCTTTGTACAGGGCCGCATTGCTCTGCTGCAGCGGGGCCAGTGTATGTTCGCTGAGAAGGCCAGACACATCATGAAGGCTGGGGCCATCGGAGGCATCGTCATCG aTGACAACGAGGGTAGCAGCAGTGACACTGCTCCCCTCTTCCAGATGGCCGGCGACGGCCGCAACACAGATGACGTCACTttgcccctcctcttcctcttctacaAGGAAGGCAACATCCTGTTGGAGGCTCTCAAGGAGTACAGAGAGGTGGAGGTGCTGCTGAGCGACAAGGCCAGAGACCGAG GGAGGGatgttcaggaggaggaggaagactgtTCAACAGACCAAACTTCACCTGTCCCTGCCGCAACTCTCGACCAGTCACACGTGAGGACTGTGAAGCAGGACGAATCAGCTCCCCACAATGAGGAAGTGACTCCTGAGGATGATGTGGGACCTGCCATTAAGAGGAACCCTGAGCCAGAGGAGGAGCCTGAGGTTGACATGGACTCTAGCAGAAAATCAGTGGAAGCCATGATGGCTGATTGGCGAGAGGACTTAGAAGCGTTTCAGCAGATGGAGGATGAGCTTTGA